A section of the Rossellomorea marisflavi genome encodes:
- a CDS encoding class I SAM-dependent methyltransferase, protein MDYYGELCTKVYESGKSIAEGEELAFYLSHVTEGMKVLEPMCGNGRMLIPFMQRGIDIEGFDISDEMLKVCMVKGNDLGMEPRVFHQDMRHFNRQDTYDLIMIPFGSFSLLPEEIVPLCLRNLKESLRQGGKLLITAIIQQAANDCPEWKETNRLQDGKNTIIEYKRMTYDKDSRVLNSKLKYHLIHKEEVLKEELMDFPMRIYGVEECKDLLHKSGFVNVTVHEVLDGYGKGNPFLVFEGTI, encoded by the coding sequence ATGGACTACTACGGGGAGCTTTGCACGAAGGTATACGAAAGCGGGAAGTCCATTGCTGAAGGGGAGGAGCTTGCCTTTTATCTATCCCATGTGACCGAAGGGATGAAGGTGCTGGAGCCTATGTGCGGAAACGGGCGGATGCTCATTCCTTTCATGCAGAGAGGGATCGATATTGAGGGCTTTGATATCTCGGATGAAATGTTGAAGGTATGCATGGTGAAGGGGAATGACTTGGGGATGGAGCCTCGTGTCTTCCATCAAGATATGAGGCACTTCAACCGGCAAGATACCTATGATTTGATCATGATCCCATTCGGGTCGTTCTCCCTTCTTCCGGAAGAAATCGTCCCGCTGTGCCTGAGGAATTTAAAGGAGTCCCTAAGACAGGGTGGTAAACTACTGATCACAGCTATCATCCAGCAGGCAGCTAATGACTGCCCGGAGTGGAAAGAGACCAATAGACTTCAAGATGGAAAGAATACCATCATAGAATACAAGCGGATGACCTATGACAAGGACAGCAGGGTTCTGAATAGTAAGCTGAAGTACCACCTTATACATAAGGAAGAGGTACTAAAAGAAGAGCTGATGGATTTTCCGATGCGCATCTACGGAGTAGAAGAGTGTAAGGATTTGCTTCATAAAAGCGGGTTTGTGAACGTGACCGTCCATGAAGTGTTGGATGGATACGGCAAAGGGAATCCATTTCTCGTGTTTGAAGGCACCATATAG
- a CDS encoding GNAT family N-acetyltransferase — MHFTTDRLTIRPFTEDDIHDVYTIYQEEETCRYLLHGPWTTEDREERFRKKIQNQALSSESGLSLAVVEGDRVIGDLSVWYTGMKDTVEIGYSFARETGGKGFATEALRGLVKRLFIEYDIHRIQATLDSRNQASSKLCERIGMRKEAHFIQDYWNKGEWTDSFVYGMLMADLDPEM; from the coding sequence ATGCATTTCACAACCGACCGACTCACCATCAGACCGTTCACTGAGGATGACATCCACGATGTATATACGATCTATCAAGAAGAAGAAACATGCCGCTATCTTCTCCACGGCCCATGGACCACGGAGGATAGGGAGGAGCGGTTCCGGAAGAAGATTCAGAATCAAGCTCTCTCCAGTGAATCGGGCCTGAGCCTCGCCGTGGTCGAAGGAGACAGGGTCATTGGAGATTTGTCGGTATGGTACACCGGCATGAAGGATACGGTGGAGATCGGATATAGCTTTGCAAGGGAGACAGGAGGGAAAGGCTTCGCGACGGAAGCTCTCAGGGGACTCGTAAAGCGACTTTTCATAGAATACGATATTCATAGGATCCAGGCGACCCTCGACAGTCGGAATCAAGCGTCATCTAAACTGTGTGAGCGGATCGGGATGAGGAAGGAAGCCCACTTCATACAGGACTACTGGAATAAGGGTGAGTGGACGGACAGTTTCGTGTACGGCATGCTGATGGCGGATCTTGATCCCGAAATGTGA
- a CDS encoding cytidine deaminase, whose product MNILDLTPEDFVLIQSAKDKITMLYEDDKHHVAAALRTDSGDIVSAVHIEAYIGRVTVCAEAIAVGSAVSSGHKGFHTIVAVRHPYSDEVDRTIRVVSPCGMCRELIADYSPECLVILEVDGKLVKTRIGELIPLKYTRSST is encoded by the coding sequence ATGAATATACTAGATTTAACACCTGAGGACTTCGTACTGATCCAATCTGCCAAAGATAAGATCACTATGCTCTATGAAGATGATAAACACCACGTAGCAGCAGCCCTGCGCACGGATTCGGGTGATATTGTCTCTGCTGTACATATCGAAGCCTACATTGGACGTGTAACCGTGTGTGCCGAGGCAATCGCCGTGGGGAGTGCAGTCTCTTCCGGCCACAAGGGTTTCCATACCATCGTGGCTGTCCGGCACCCCTATTCCGACGAAGTTGATCGCACGATCCGTGTCGTGAGTCCATGCGGCATGTGCAGGGAATTGATCGCTGATTATTCACCCGAATGCTTGGTCATCCTGGAGGTGGACGGTAAGCTGGTGAAAACCAGGATTGGGGAGCTGATCCCATTGAAATATACAAGGTCATCTACGTAA
- a CDS encoding VOC family protein, whose translation MKKEKWNEELPVVQFRIARPTRKFAEVIRFYMEGIGLKKIGGFESHNGYDGIMLGLPGHAYHLEFTTREDEGPCEAPTKDNLLVFYIPDSDRMEKIVSRLAEMGYGPVEPENPYWKEKGITIEDPEGWRVVLMNTGGIG comes from the coding sequence ATGAAAAAAGAAAAATGGAATGAAGAACTTCCAGTCGTCCAGTTCCGCATCGCGCGTCCAACCAGGAAGTTCGCCGAGGTCATCCGCTTTTATATGGAAGGCATCGGGCTGAAGAAGATAGGCGGATTCGAGTCGCACAATGGGTATGATGGGATTATGCTCGGTCTCCCGGGCCATGCGTATCATCTGGAGTTCACGACCCGCGAAGACGAAGGGCCCTGTGAGGCACCGACAAAAGATAATCTCCTTGTTTTCTATATCCCGGATAGTGATCGAATGGAGAAGATTGTATCCAGACTTGCAGAAATGGGATACGGGCCGGTGGAACCTGAGAATCCCTACTGGAAGGAGAAGGGCATCACGATAGAGGATCCCGAGGGCTGGCGAGTGGTGTTGATGAATACGGGAGGCATTGGGTGA